The following nucleotide sequence is from Bacteroidales bacterium.
ATTTCGACATTCATTTATAAATAATTTTGCTGTATTTATTGCAGTTTCTCTATTAACCATAATCGTAATTTTTTAGTTTTTTCAATTATGCTTTTTGTAAATTCGACATTGCATATATTATGCATTTTTGTCATATATTCGGGATAGCGTCCTTCTAATTGAAATCTGTTAAGAATTAATAAAAACTCGCTTATATTTTCTTGTAAAATAACATCAGTTTGTGATAATATAAAAATTAAATTATGAGTTCGTGGTGGCATATTGCTTTCATTACATTTTATCCAAATTGCTTTACAAATTTTTTCAATAACTAAATGAGAAAAGAACAATGATTGTAAATACTTTTTTCCAACAAATAAAGTTGAAACTGCATCCCAATCATCATTTGCTTGTTCAAGCCAAAATGCTATATGTTCTTGTTTTGTCATCATTTTATAAATATACAAATATATAATTATTGTTGGCACTATTAACGAATGAACTGTACTTTTCTCTTGCTTGTATTCAAGCTTCTTTCTTAAGCATTGTTATTATCAATTTTACAAAACTGAATAGTTGCCAATTATCTATAAAAGAATAAACTTTTTGGTAATAATTTTATTTTTATTTTTAAAAGTAATAAAATAAACTCCTTTAGGATGTTCTGATAAATCAAGTGAAATATTATCGTTATATAATTCAAACGATTTTATTATTTTACCATTAATATTTGTAATGATAATTTCAGAATTTTCAGCATATTGGTTAAAACTGATTTTTAATGCTCCTTTTGTTGGATTTGGAAATATAACAAAATCAGGAGTTTCAATATTATCAATAATTCCTGTAGGTAAAACATTAATATAATCTTCTTTTGTTAAGTTAAGAGTTGTATCTGAATATGTAACAGAAAGTGATACATCATAGGTTCCTGCTGAATCATATGTGATATAACCTGAATTTTGTAAAGTTGAGGAAATTGGATTACCTCCTTCAAAAGTCCATTCCCATGATATTGGAGAACCGGTGGAATTATCTGTAAAATTAATACTATCACCCGTATTGATTGAAATATCAGATGCAGTAAAGTTTATTACATTGATTTCGTCAGGTGTAAAAGTTGTATAAAATAATCCTCTGCCATGTGTTGCAGCTACTACTTTATAATCATCATTTCTAATATCTAACATATCGACTCTGACATTTGCAAGTCCTTCAATTTCGGGTTGCCATATAACATTGTCGGAATTAAGATTATTTGTTGACCAAATTCCTATTTCTGTTGCTATTAATGCCTGATATGAATTGTTTGGGTGATATATTACCCAGCGTACAGGCATATCAGGCAGGTTTCCTTCTTTATTCTGCCACGAGCTACCTCCATTAGTTGTTTGCCAGATTGAAGTTACTCCATAATTCGAGAAAGTTACTAAAATCGTGTCCTCAGAACCACCAATTGAGATACATGAAATATTACCATTAGGAAAATCAATACTTCCGATTTCGGTAAGTTCAAAAGGTTCATAGCTGAAATCTACTTTAAAAAGACTTCCACTTTGAGTACCAACAAATAAAACAGGATTACTCAGGTCGGAATATGGTGATACTTTAACATGCGAAAAAGGAACATTTGTACCTGTATTTAAGGTAATAAATTGCCCTGAAAGGTTATTTGGTATTCCGGAAAGTTTTAAAATCTGATCCGGAAAATCAGATTCATAATTTACTGCATTTGCATATATTGTATTTGACCTGTAATCATACGTGGCTGGATTAATGAACAGCCCGCTTCCATACTCATTTGTATAATTATACAAAATACCATCAAGGAAAATATAGTAAACATTGTAATATACCGATGTAATAAAAATATTTGAATTATCCTTATCGAAAAAGCAATATGCTCCATCACCACCACTAACCATATCATCAATTGTAATAGCCCCGGTTCCTGCATATATTGTGCCATTGTCCTGTAATCCTCCTAAGTAATAATTTTGAGATGGATCTTGACTTATAGCACAGGTATAAAATTGTAATGTATTATAATTTTGTGATTTTTCGATAAACTCAGGTTGTTCATAGTCTCCTGTATTTGTATAAAAAATTCCTCCATCAGTAGTAAATAAAATTTCATTTGATGTTCCTGATTTATAGACTATTGCATGGTGGTCTGCATGTACATAGTCTGTACCGCCCCCATAATACATTTTTGCCCAGTCTGAAATTTTTGTCCATGTTTCACCTGAGTTAGTAGATTTGTGTAAATCCAAACCTCCGACAATTAGCGTACTTGGATTATTTGGGTCAACAGATATTGCTAATGCATGCCATGCTATATATGCCCAGTTTCTTCCGCCGAAATGATCGGGCAAATTAGCTGTTTCAGTCCATGTAGCACCTTTGTTTGAAGATTTTATAATATATTTTGCGATAAATTCGTTGAATCCTGCTAATCCGGTTCCTTGTGAGCCTACAGAAATAACAGCATAAACAATATTTTCATCAGAAGCTGCACAAGCCAGTATAACTCTTCCGGGAATATTGAATTCAGTTTCATTTTCAATTTGTTGATTGTAATCTGAATATATTGTCCAACTGCCTGATACCCCTGTATCAGAATATAATATTGTTGCCCCGCCTTTATTGTTCAAATTTCTCATTGTGCCAAGATAAATTCTGCCATCAGCAGCAATCTCAATATCAGAAGGAGCATAAGGAACATCTTCATCGTTTATATTTGGTAGTACTTGTTCCCATGAATTTCCGTCATTAGTTGAACGATATAAGCCATCAGTAGGAGAACTCTGGTGAACGGTGCCTTTATACAAACCTGAAACAACTCCTGCGTATATTACACTATTGCCACTTTCATTTCTGACTACTATGTCTGTTATGTAAATGAAATCTTCGGTTGATTGTAGTATTTCCCATGTTTCTCCGCCATCAGTTGTTTTCCATATTCCTGCTCCAACTGAAGATGATTCCCTGTACATTGTAATTGCAGTTTGTGGTTCTCCTGTACCTACATAAAATATTTGAGTATTATTAGGGTCATAAGTAATACAACTGATTGAAATATTATCCCAAAAATCGCCTATTGGTATCCAAGAATCATGTTCATCGGTAATATCATTATTATACCATAATCCACCTGTTACTCCGCCTGCCCAAACTTTATTTCCTGTAATATCATTAGGGTCATACATTAATGTACGTGTTCGCCCTCCCATATCTGAAGGAATAGATGTCCAAGCTAATGACTCGGTTTTTGCTTTTTGTTTTTTAATAATATTCCGGGTTTTTTTGTATGATGCTTTTAACCTTTCAAAAGGAACTCGTTTTAATTTTGGGTCAATAGTCATAAAATAATTTTGAATTGCTGCAAGATCAGGTCTGTCTTGTTTAGGTAGATCTTTAATATTAGTTTTTGGATATTTTGGTATCTTTTTATACTCTTTAAGTAAAAATTTTTCATACATCTTTCGTTCCGATGTGTTTATATCTGTTTTGTTAACATATAATAATGAAACAATAATTAAAAAGACTACAATAAACGGTACTAAATATTTGTTTGTTTTCATGTGAATAAAATGTATTTGAATGTTAATTAATATTTTTAAAATATTTCGTTTCAAAGTTAAAAATAATTTTTAAACTACTAAAAAACTTTGGATTATACCGTCTTATTAGCGTTTCATTAATTTTATTTTATCAATTCCTTTATTAATTCTTTATTTTTGTTTTCTATTGAGTTAAAAATTTCATTTTCAAAATCTTCAAATTCATATTTTACTTTGTTATATTTTATTCTACCATTTTCAAGGTAGTGAATATAATCGCACATATTAGTTAAAGTTTCAATAATGTGTGAAGTTACAATTATTGTATTTCCTTTTTCTTTAAGTTTTAGCAGAATGGAACGGATTATTCTACTTGTTTCAATATCCAATCCGTTAAATGGCTCGTCAAGTATCATTATCGGTTTATCTTTTTTAAGAATTCCAAGTAATGCTAATTTTTTTTTCATTCCGTTTGAATATGTATCAATAATTTTATCTAATGGTAATAAAAAGAGTGAGTTCCATTTTTCTGTGTCAAATTCCTTGTTTTTGAATAAGTTTAGATATTCCCTACCTGTAATATTTGAGTAAAAATAGTTTTCAGTCGGTAAATAGATGATAATCTTTTTTGATAATTTTTTATTATTGAACAATATTTCTCCTTTGTTGTATTTTTTCAAACCGAAAATTGAATTAAGCAAAGTTGTTTTTCCTGCTCCGTTTAATCCTACAATACCGTGAATGCAATTTTCTTGCATTTGAAGATTTAAATCTTCAATAACATTCTCATTTTTTTTATATGATATTGATAAGTTTTTAATTGAAATCATTCAGGTAAAATTTTAAATTATTTGTTGCCTGGAATAGAAATTTTACAGATAAAATAAGAACTACAAAAATAAAAAACGGTATAAAAACACTTATAATCCCAATCATTGAAAATATTTGTGTTGCTCCTGATTTATTGTCCGGACGATAAAAAGCATATTTTAAAAGTATGTTGTAAACTAAAAGAATAGAGAAGAGTATAAATTCAATTAGTGGAATATAATAGTATTCAGGATTAAAAATTAGAAAAGATAGAATCAAAGGAATGATTGTAATAGCGAAAATCATTAAATGATTTTGTATTTTATTAGTTAAGAATTTTCTTGTATTTAATTCATTGGTAAGTAATATTTGTAATGGTTCAGGCTTTTCATAAAAGCCAAACACGATAGCTCCTAAAATAAAAATTGCTATAGGAACACTTGCTATAAAAAATGAAGTTACTAAGCCAATAAACCAAATCCCAATAAAAGGAATTAGATTTTTTCGTATTCCGGCTTTCCATTCAAAGTTGTCATCGGGTATCATTTTTTGAAATACTGTATTTAAACTATTTTTTTTCGTGTTTATTTTAAGAAATGTAATGATTACTAAAAATAAAAAAAAGAAAAGCGCGTAACTCCATAATTTATTGTAAATAAGCAAGGTTAACAATGGCAGAGAAAGTAAAACATATTCTAACAAGAACACTATATGCGGTTTTGACGAATAAAGTTTAATAAATTCTTTATCTTTCCTTTTTAAGTGAATTGATATAATTGTCAAAGCGAATATTCCAATTATTATTTCTTGATATGATTTTTCCGCTAATATTATAAACATTGCCAATAGACCAAAACTTATCATTCCGAACAAGAATAATGCACGGATAACTCCAATATCCAAAATTATCCTAAATAACTGTTTTGCTCGTATTTTTAATATTCCTTTTATCATTTCTTATGTGAAAGTCAACTTTTTAATATTCATAATAAATTTTGTTGGCTAAATGATTGCTGATTACTTTAAAACTTCTATTGTCATAATTATGTCATCAATTGGCCATGAACTTTTATCAATTTCTACATTTGCAATTTTATCAATTATATCAATACCTTCAATTACTTCACCGAAAACTGTATGCTCTCTGTCGAGATGAGCTGCACCACCGGTTGTTTTATATATTTTTCTTTGTTCATCAGTAAATTTAATATTCTTTTCGATTTCAATTGCTTTTAAATCAATTTCGGAAAAAATGCTACCCTGAACTATAAAAAAATCGAATGAAGATGAACGTTTATTTGGGTTATTATCATATTCACGTGCCATAGAAATTGCACCTTTTTTATGAAATAATTCAGAATTAAATTCAGAAGGAATAGAATAATTACCAATTTGTGCTTTTTTTGTTTTCCTGTCATCAGCATCAGAATCACCACCTTGTATCATAAATCCTTTTACAACTCTGTAAAAAACAGTTTCATCATAGAATTTCTTTTTTACTAACATAATAAAATTAGCTCTGTGTAAAGGAGTGTTTTTGTAAAGCCTGATTTTAATATCTC
It contains:
- a CDS encoding HEPN domain-containing protein, with protein sequence MMTKQEHIAFWLEQANDDWDAVSTLFVGKKYLQSLFFSHLVIEKICKAIWIKCNESNMPPRTHNLIFILSQTDVILQENISEFLLILNRFQLEGRYPEYMTKMHNICNVEFTKSIIEKTKKLRLWLIEKLQ
- a CDS encoding T9SS type A sorting domain-containing protein encodes the protein MKTNKYLVPFIVVFLIIVSLLYVNKTDINTSERKMYEKFLLKEYKKIPKYPKTNIKDLPKQDRPDLAAIQNYFMTIDPKLKRVPFERLKASYKKTRNIIKKQKAKTESLAWTSIPSDMGGRTRTLMYDPNDITGNKVWAGGVTGGLWYNNDITDEHDSWIPIGDFWDNISISCITYDPNNTQIFYVGTGEPQTAITMYRESSSVGAGIWKTTDGGETWEILQSTEDFIYITDIVVRNESGNSVIYAGVVSGLYKGTVHQSSPTDGLYRSTNDGNSWEQVLPNINDEDVPYAPSDIEIAADGRIYLGTMRNLNNKGGATILYSDTGVSGSWTIYSDYNQQIENETEFNIPGRVILACAASDENIVYAVISVGSQGTGLAGFNEFIAKYIIKSSNKGATWTETANLPDHFGGRNWAYIAWHALAISVDPNNPSTLIVGGLDLHKSTNSGETWTKISDWAKMYYGGGTDYVHADHHAIVYKSGTSNEILFTTDGGIFYTNTGDYEQPEFIEKSQNYNTLQFYTCAISQDPSQNYYLGGLQDNGTIYAGTGAITIDDMVSGGDGAYCFFDKDNSNIFITSVYYNVYYIFLDGILYNYTNEYGSGLFINPATYDYRSNTIYANAVNYESDFPDQILKLSGIPNNLSGQFITLNTGTNVPFSHVKVSPYSDLSNPVLFVGTQSGSLFKVDFSYEPFELTEIGSIDFPNGNISCISIGGSEDTILVTFSNYGVTSIWQTTNGGSSWQNKEGNLPDMPVRWVIYHPNNSYQALIATEIGIWSTNNLNSDNVIWQPEIEGLANVRVDMLDIRNDDYKVVAATHGRGLFYTTFTPDEINVINFTASDISINTGDSINFTDNSTGSPISWEWTFEGGNPISSTLQNSGYITYDSAGTYDVSLSVTYSDTTLNLTKEDYINVLPTGIIDNIETPDFVIFPNPTKGALKISFNQYAENSEIIITNINGKIIKSFELYNDNISLDLSEHPKGVYFITFKNKNKIITKKFILL
- a CDS encoding ATP-binding cassette domain-containing protein; this translates as MISIKNLSISYKKNENVIEDLNLQMQENCIHGIVGLNGAGKTTLLNSIFGLKKYNKGEILFNNKKLSKKIIIYLPTENYFYSNITGREYLNLFKNKEFDTEKWNSLFLLPLDKIIDTYSNGMKKKLALLGILKKDKPIMILDEPFNGLDIETSRIIRSILLKLKEKGNTIIVTSHIIETLTNMCDYIHYLENGRIKYNKVKYEFEDFENEIFNSIENKNKELIKELIK
- a CDS encoding peptidylprolyl isomerase translates to MLKNILLILISILLFSFCSPQAKNDNKIIEDKNVTKPKSIKKIEPKKTETKKKEIKLSNSNVKEFLTEYGRNNPETLVLIKTSLGDIKIRLYKNTPLHRANFIMLVKKKFYDETVFYRVVKGFMIQGGDSDADDRKTKKAQIGNYSIPSEFNSELFHKKGAISMAREYDNNPNKRSSSFDFFIVQGSIFSEIDLKAIEIEKNIKFTDEQRKIYKTTGGAAHLDREHTVFGEVIEGIDIIDKIANVEIDKSSWPIDDIIMTIEVLK